The Flavobacterium jumunjinense genome includes a region encoding these proteins:
- a CDS encoding T9SS type A sorting domain-containing protein yields the protein MKKNTYLFTLLVTSYFGQAQCTATGTNFGNNTSNTMYNVQGTVNVVLNTNSTVSLNTGSNFSTAAGPDVRVYILDRGMLTDAQLKNTFNFASLPKIEMGIISGNGAMSFTKNIPNSVTISDFDTIYFLCEDFDLFWDFGNYVPFTTSNCSALSSTVFNSDNFTVYPNPMNDVFSVEVGNNVKIETITVYNSLGQVVLVKKENMEETTDISNLKQGVYYLEILDIEGNTSIKNIVKRI from the coding sequence ATGAAAAAAAATACGTATTTATTTACTCTTTTAGTTACTTCCTATTTTGGGCAAGCACAATGTACTGCAACAGGTACAAATTTCGGGAACAATACATCGAACACAATGTATAATGTGCAAGGAACGGTTAATGTGGTCTTAAATACAAACAGTACGGTTTCGTTAAACACAGGAAGTAATTTTTCAACCGCAGCAGGACCAGATGTAAGGGTGTATATTCTTGATAGAGGAATGCTAACAGATGCACAGTTGAAGAATACATTTAATTTTGCATCACTACCAAAAATCGAAATGGGAATAATCTCTGGGAATGGTGCTATGTCTTTCACAAAGAATATTCCTAATTCGGTTACAATCTCCGATTTTGATACGATTTATTTCTTATGTGAAGACTTTGACCTTTTTTGGGATTTTGGTAATTATGTGCCTTTTACAACTTCTAATTGTTCCGCATTATCAAGTACCGTGTTTAATTCAGATAATTTTACTGTGTATCCAAACCCAATGAATGATGTTTTTTCTGTTGAGGTTGGTAATAATGTAAAAATTGAAACCATTACAGTATATAATAGTTTAGGACAAGTTGTTTTGGTAAAAAAAGAAAACATGGAAGAAACAACCGATATATCAAATTTGAAACAAGGGGTGTATTATTTAGAAATTTTAGACATTGAAGGGAATACGTCTATTAAAAATATAGTTAAGAGAATTTAA
- a CDS encoding helix-turn-helix domain-containing protein, with the protein MSILLFLANIIAIFGIEEQLTITKIVKNNFIAKNRLDMNKIIGNKLKALRKEKGWSQEQASDYLSISQSAYARIENGASTSWANHVERICDIFQVTLEELVKTNNNLKESNIQNETAQKVQTVNQLSEKLIEQYEERIKELKEIIEVLKK; encoded by the coding sequence ATGTCCATTTTGTTATTTTTAGCAAATATAATTGCTATTTTTGGTATTGAAGAGCAATTAACTATAACAAAAATAGTAAAAAATAACTTTATAGCTAAGAATAGACTAGATATGAATAAGATAATTGGAAATAAATTGAAAGCGCTTCGCAAAGAAAAAGGATGGTCACAAGAGCAAGCGTCAGATTATTTATCTATTTCTCAATCTGCTTATGCACGAATAGAGAACGGAGCAAGTACTTCATGGGCAAATCATGTAGAAAGAATTTGTGATATTTTTCAAGTAACACTGGAAGAATTAGTAAAAACAAATAACAATCTAAAAGAGAGTAACATACAAAATGAAACAGCTCAAAAAGTACAAACGGTAAATCAACTTTCCGAAAAGCTAATAGAACAATACGAAGAACGTATAAAAGAATTGAAAGAAATTATCGAAGTGCTGAAAAAGTAA
- a CDS encoding zinc-dependent metalloprotease produces MKTKLLCLFLFLFVIELGNAQHLNCRVKEENDVIYRRFPQALKEKNAFEKQSSRIQKNGNYGKAPNATYTIPVVFHVYGTSHNGLTVTSQKIVTALQKVNDDFNGLNPDFNSVESFFQSRRSTLNIEFKLAKIDPNGACTTGIIFHDVKSGFGNGGGYDSEIQADAWDNYKYMNVYIQNDLYDDGETTNSGVAWYPNTSMSDYNLARVVYNGAYLYGNTSDEFASVLTHEFGHFFDLIHTFEGGCTGSDQVSDTPLENGTHDLSCTPGTNCNGDKVNIENYMGYNGASGCYKMFTQGQVNRMLAALQHPARTALWQNANLTATGVNSTGGYIASATATFKEDIANNGTFTSNAVINATAATFSQSNGVFTQGTHYTHTFPAGLTPVVTVNSNSQVTVTLNGTATSHLEANNVTSKITFLPAAFTGSSTIYCNSISYSVKFRDPYGIFFVDMNDATVAGSTTWKYFEISRGDSKAYGAWIFATNHLKLETYGKRIITNTGSRNITRLGFNVPINASNNFTAPGAYPDQLDIRTSSFTNWDGETGYIGFEYKIDGETCYGWFKANVAAGGSSYTITEYAYNTEPGAIIYTGMTPKTVITVSPNTLAEDIANNGSFSTFSAIKLSTNNGTFTQSTGTFTQGTHYTISGVPTGLTPVLTLQNNNEVKLTLTGNATQHDQANNTNLVITFNNAAITGGISSLESNAVTIALNFENPYGIYYVDNADLTVSASNVWEYFTIEPDADDDAYGLFVDASSQNSLRLETYGKALICNGTTRNVTYLGLDEPVNATRNFVDGGAYPDLHVIRSTQYTTWDNQTGYIGFRYYRNGNPCYGWFKVIVSPNGSSYTLTNYAYNTEPNGTIYTPSTLSGSDFDNDNNFSIYPNPFNTSFTIELNNESSTTTVIVSTLLGQEVFNRTFNNSANEINIDLNTLSKGIYLVKIIDDKGTMKTKKVIKKQ; encoded by the coding sequence ATGAAAACAAAATTATTATGTTTATTTCTATTCCTATTCGTTATTGAACTAGGAAATGCCCAACATTTAAATTGTAGAGTAAAAGAAGAAAACGATGTTATTTATCGTAGGTTTCCTCAAGCATTGAAAGAAAAAAATGCTTTTGAGAAACAGAGCTCTAGAATTCAAAAAAACGGTAATTATGGTAAAGCTCCCAACGCAACCTATACTATTCCTGTAGTTTTTCACGTTTATGGAACTTCTCATAATGGACTAACTGTTACTTCTCAGAAAATCGTAACCGCACTACAAAAAGTTAATGATGATTTTAATGGTTTAAATCCTGATTTCAATTCTGTGGAATCTTTTTTTCAATCTAGAAGATCAACTTTAAATATTGAATTTAAATTAGCTAAGATTGATCCGAACGGAGCATGTACAACGGGTATTATTTTTCATGATGTTAAAAGCGGATTTGGTAATGGTGGAGGTTATGATTCTGAAATTCAAGCAGACGCATGGGACAATTATAAGTACATGAATGTCTATATCCAAAATGATTTATACGATGATGGAGAAACTACTAATTCTGGAGTAGCTTGGTACCCAAACACTTCAATGTCTGACTACAATCTTGCAAGAGTTGTCTATAATGGGGCTTATCTTTACGGAAATACAAGCGACGAGTTCGCCTCTGTATTGACTCATGAATTTGGACATTTTTTTGATTTAATTCACACTTTTGAAGGTGGTTGTACTGGTTCTGACCAAGTTAGCGACACTCCTCTAGAAAACGGAACACATGATTTAAGCTGTACTCCTGGAACCAATTGCAATGGTGACAAAGTGAATATTGAAAACTATATGGGCTATAATGGTGCCTCTGGTTGCTACAAAATGTTTACACAAGGACAAGTGAATAGAATGTTAGCCGCTTTACAACATCCAGCGCGCACAGCATTATGGCAAAATGCCAACTTAACAGCAACAGGTGTTAATTCTACTGGTGGCTACATTGCTTCAGCGACAGCTACTTTTAAAGAAGATATCGCCAACAATGGTACATTTACTTCAAACGCTGTTATAAACGCTACAGCAGCTACTTTTTCACAATCTAATGGTGTGTTTACGCAAGGAACACATTACACACATACTTTCCCAGCAGGATTAACACCTGTTGTTACTGTAAATTCTAATTCGCAAGTTACTGTTACATTAAATGGAACAGCAACAAGTCATTTGGAGGCAAATAATGTTACTTCAAAAATAACATTTCTTCCTGCTGCGTTTACTGGTTCTAGCACTATCTATTGTAATTCTATTTCTTACTCTGTTAAGTTTAGAGATCCTTATGGTATTTTCTTTGTTGATATGAATGATGCTACTGTAGCAGGAAGTACTACTTGGAAGTATTTTGAAATTAGCAGAGGAGATAGTAAAGCGTATGGTGCTTGGATATTTGCTACCAATCATTTAAAGCTAGAGACCTATGGCAAACGTATAATCACTAATACTGGTTCTAGAAACATTACTCGTCTTGGTTTTAACGTTCCTATTAATGCTTCAAATAACTTTACTGCTCCAGGTGCTTATCCGGATCAACTAGACATTAGAACTAGTTCTTTTACAAACTGGGATGGAGAAACTGGCTACATTGGTTTTGAATATAAAATTGATGGAGAAACCTGTTATGGTTGGTTTAAAGCAAATGTTGCCGCTGGTGGAAGTAGCTATACAATTACTGAATATGCGTATAACACAGAACCTGGTGCAATTATTTATACTGGAATGACACCTAAGACAGTAATTACAGTAAGCCCGAACACTTTAGCAGAAGATATAGCAAACAATGGTAGTTTTTCTACTTTTTCAGCAATCAAACTATCTACTAATAATGGAACTTTTACACAGTCTACGGGTACCTTCACACAAGGAACTCATTATACTATAAGTGGAGTACCAACTGGGTTGACTCCTGTTCTAACACTACAAAATAACAACGAAGTTAAATTAACTTTAACAGGTAATGCAACACAACATGATCAAGCAAACAATACTAATCTCGTTATTACTTTTAACAATGCAGCCATTACAGGTGGAATTAGCTCCTTAGAATCTAACGCTGTTACTATTGCTTTAAATTTTGAAAATCCATACGGAATTTACTATGTAGACAATGCCGATTTAACTGTTTCTGCATCGAATGTATGGGAATATTTCACTATTGAGCCCGATGCTGATGATGATGCTTATGGGTTATTTGTTGATGCTTCATCTCAAAACTCACTTCGATTAGAAACCTATGGAAAGGCTTTAATTTGTAATGGTACAACACGAAATGTAACGTATTTAGGTTTAGACGAACCTGTAAATGCAACTCGTAATTTTGTAGATGGTGGAGCTTATCCGGATTTACATGTAATTAGAAGTACTCAATATACTACTTGGGACAATCAAACGGGTTATATTGGTTTCCGTTATTATAGAAATGGAAATCCTTGTTATGGTTGGTTTAAAGTTATTGTTTCGCCTAATGGTTCGAGTTATACACTAACCAACTATGCTTACAATACTGAGCCAAATGGCACCATTTATACGCCAAGTACGTTATCTGGATCTGATTTTGATAATGATAATAACTTCAGTATTTATCCAAACCCTTTCAATACTTCTTTTACTATTGAATTAAATAATGAGTCTAGTACTACTACCGTTATTGTTTCTACTTTATTAGGTCAAGAGGTATTTAATAGAACATTTAACAACAGTGCAAACGAAATCAATATTGACTTAAATACATTATCTAAAGGAATCTATTTGGTAAAAATTATTGACGATAAAGGCACTATGAAAACTAAAAAAGTAATTAAAAAACAATAA
- a CDS encoding anti-sigma factor, giving the protein MKKIFFSILALGLLMASCNNDDDAVTASPSLKLNLTGLEDLGPDYKYEGWIIVNGAPVSTGVFTVDGSGVLSKTTFDVDATNLAAATKFVLSIEPTVDPSPAPSDTKYLVGDFTGNSATVSSGIVGDFSASTGKYLLATPTNGNMNPEAGVWFIDNTSGTGMAGLNLPTLDSGWKYEGWVVSNGVVLSTGKFSAVDASDEAAPYSGTMMAPPFPGEDFLMNAPTGLTFPGNLSGSTIVISVEPSPDNSSMPFAMKPLVHTVANPAVTGNVVDMNSNLASLPSGTVTR; this is encoded by the coding sequence ATGAAAAAGATTTTTTTTTCAATCTTAGCATTAGGTCTTCTAATGGCTTCATGTAACAACGATGACGATGCAGTAACTGCTTCACCAAGTTTAAAATTAAACCTAACAGGTTTAGAAGATTTGGGTCCAGATTATAAATATGAAGGATGGATTATTGTAAACGGTGCTCCAGTTTCAACAGGAGTTTTTACAGTAGATGGAAGTGGAGTATTATCTAAAACTACTTTCGATGTTGATGCAACAAATTTAGCTGCTGCTACAAAATTTGTTTTAAGTATTGAACCAACTGTAGACCCGAGTCCAGCACCTTCAGATACTAAATATTTAGTAGGAGATTTTACTGGGAATTCTGCAACAGTTTCTTCAGGAATTGTGGGTGATTTTTCGGCATCTACTGGAAAATATTTATTAGCAACCCCAACAAATGGAAATATGAATCCAGAAGCAGGTGTTTGGTTTATTGATAATACTAGCGGAACAGGTATGGCAGGTTTAAACTTACCAACTTTAGATTCAGGATGGAAATACGAAGGATGGGTTGTTAGTAACGGAGTTGTTTTGAGTACGGGTAAATTTTCTGCAGTTGATGCTTCAGATGAAGCCGCTCCATATTCTGGAACAATGATGGCGCCACCATTTCCTGGTGAAGATTTCTTAATGAATGCTCCAACTGGATTAACTTTTCCTGGAAATTTATCAGGATCAACTATTGTAATCTCTGTAGAACCAAGTCCAGATAACTCATCTATGCCATTTGCAATGAAACCATTAGTGCATACAGTTGCAAATCCAGCTGTAACGGGGAATGTTGTCGATATGAATAGCAATTTAGCATCACTTCCTTCAGGAACAGTAACACGATAA
- a CDS encoding DUF547 domain-containing protein, translating to MKIRILVLVLLFLNLTMLADNQNDFFNDANAFLNKNVSSTTVDYASIKANRAALDDLVSQIGLFKFSSDEKTNKAFLANAYNILVIKGIVDKYPVKSPLDISGFFDKIKYNLAGKSYTLNDIENKLIRSKYNDARFHFVLVCGANGCPPIMSNAYFPSKIESQLEEQTKKALNNASFLKVKDGKIYLSQIFEWYKADFGKNVLTFINKYRSDKLDETSNYKYYSYDWSLNKK from the coding sequence ATGAAAATCAGAATTTTAGTTTTAGTTCTTTTGTTTTTAAATCTGACTATGTTAGCCGATAATCAAAACGATTTTTTTAATGATGCAAATGCTTTTTTAAACAAAAATGTTTCATCTACTACTGTCGATTATGCTTCAATTAAAGCAAATAGAGCTGCTTTAGATGATTTAGTAAGTCAAATTGGTTTGTTCAAGTTCAGTTCAGATGAAAAAACAAATAAAGCTTTTTTAGCAAATGCATATAATATCTTAGTAATTAAAGGTATTGTCGATAAATATCCTGTAAAATCACCTTTAGATATTTCTGGTTTTTTTGATAAGATAAAATACAATCTTGCAGGAAAAAGTTACACTTTAAATGATATTGAAAATAAACTAATTAGAAGTAAATATAACGATGCTCGTTTTCATTTTGTATTGGTTTGTGGAGCAAATGGTTGTCCTCCAATTATGTCTAATGCTTATTTTCCATCAAAAATTGAATCGCAATTAGAAGAACAAACAAAAAAAGCATTAAACAATGCGAGTTTTTTAAAAGTAAAAGACGGAAAGATTTATTTGTCTCAAATTTTCGAATGGTATAAAGCTGATTTCGGTAAAAACGTATTGACATTTATAAATAAATACCGTTCAGATAAACTAGATGAGACTTCAAATTATAAATACTATAGCTACGACTGGAGTTTAAACAAAAAATAA
- a CDS encoding outer membrane protein assembly factor: MKKIGFIIIILQSLLSISQENNIQKIDWSGSKKMNIKFMTKFIQSKEGEALDSLKLNYDVQALTRLNGISNVTYTVEKDIITNNYNVLFKIIENFSIIPNSSLWTTDETPAAYRVGLYEFNLLGKNNVIGGFYQYNGISSYGFNFSSPFLFNENLGIETSYQNLGSIEPVFFENTSARYEYINRSFELLGVYRTSFKNTIKLGGSVFNEKYEYKSGATSANVPLGFNIDKILIKLNNNYDNLKYDFYLIDGTKNTTNLQFVTQSNTFQDKFLIGWNDFSYFKRIGGTGNWATRIRLGLSSNNTSPFSPFSLDNNVNIRGVGNIIDRGTGTFVMNTEYRTTLFEKNWFVLQGNSFIDIGSWRKPGGDFSDFTKPENVRVYPGVGLRFMHKRIFNAIFRLDYGFGISKNGTRGLVFGIGQYF; the protein is encoded by the coding sequence ATGAAAAAAATAGGTTTTATTATCATTATTCTTCAAAGTCTCCTATCCATTTCGCAAGAAAATAACATTCAAAAGATAGATTGGTCTGGATCTAAAAAAATGAATATTAAATTCATGACGAAGTTTATCCAATCGAAAGAAGGTGAAGCATTAGACAGTCTAAAACTAAATTATGACGTTCAGGCTTTAACGCGTTTAAATGGAATTTCTAATGTTACTTATACTGTTGAAAAAGATATTATTACTAACAATTATAATGTGCTCTTTAAAATCATTGAGAACTTTAGCATCATACCCAACTCATCGCTTTGGACTACAGACGAAACTCCTGCCGCTTATAGAGTTGGCTTATACGAATTTAACCTTCTTGGAAAAAACAACGTTATTGGTGGTTTTTATCAATATAATGGCATCAGTTCCTATGGTTTTAATTTTTCTTCTCCATTTCTTTTTAATGAAAATTTAGGAATTGAAACCAGCTATCAAAACCTAGGAAGTATTGAACCTGTTTTTTTCGAGAATACTTCAGCTAGATATGAATACATCAACAGGTCTTTTGAATTATTAGGAGTCTATCGAACTAGTTTCAAAAACACAATTAAGTTAGGTGGATCTGTATTTAATGAAAAATACGAATACAAATCGGGTGCAACAAGCGCAAATGTGCCACTTGGATTCAATATTGACAAAATCCTTATTAAACTAAACAACAACTACGACAATCTTAAATACGATTTCTACCTTATAGACGGTACAAAAAACACAACTAATCTTCAATTTGTAACACAATCCAATACGTTTCAGGATAAATTCTTAATTGGTTGGAACGATTTCTCTTATTTTAAAAGAATTGGTGGAACAGGAAATTGGGCAACACGAATTCGATTAGGTCTTTCTTCTAACAATACTTCTCCATTTTCTCCATTTTCGCTAGATAACAATGTAAATATTAGAGGTGTTGGTAACATTATTGATCGCGGAACAGGTACTTTTGTAATGAACACAGAATACAGAACTACTCTTTTTGAAAAAAATTGGTTTGTTCTTCAAGGGAATAGTTTTATTGATATTGGTTCTTGGAGAAAACCTGGAGGTGATTTTTCTGATTTTACTAAGCCTGAAAACGTAAGAGTCTACCCAGGAGTTGGATTGCGATTTATGCACAAAAGAATTTTTAATGCTATATTTAGACTCGATTATGGATTTGGTATTTCTAAAAACGGTACAAGAGGTTTGGTTTTTGGAATTGGTCAATATTTTTAA
- a CDS encoding glycoside hydrolase family 113, with protein MKYLFYLAFFLFSFCSSQESKINGISFVASNSLTSEKEIEPILHSNANWVTLMPFAFMKTINDTALFYNSNRQWIGERKEGIEHAANQFKKNKISVMLKPQIWIPNGFTGHIKMNSEQEWISLEKNYEKFILLYAQIAEEQQIELLCIGTELNTFVINRPEYWQQLIIKIKALYKGKLTYAENWDTFETVSFFKNIDYIGIDAYFPLSKEKTPSISEIEQQWMQHKNKIENLAKELNKKVLFTEFGYQSIDYTTKEPWDFNQKKTLNLKAQSNALQALFNTFWKEDWFAGGFLWKWFDDYENVGGLEDTDYTVQNKPAFQIIQNEYKKMR; from the coding sequence ATGAAATATTTATTCTATTTGGCTTTTTTTCTTTTTAGTTTTTGTTCTTCACAAGAATCTAAAATTAATGGAATTAGCTTTGTTGCTTCAAACAGCTTAACTTCTGAAAAAGAGATTGAACCTATTCTACACTCTAATGCAAACTGGGTTACTTTGATGCCTTTTGCATTCATGAAAACAATAAACGACACCGCATTATTTTACAATTCTAACAGGCAATGGATTGGAGAACGCAAAGAAGGAATTGAACACGCGGCAAATCAATTTAAAAAAAATAAAATAAGTGTAATGTTGAAACCACAAATTTGGATACCCAATGGTTTTACAGGACACATTAAAATGAATAGTGAACAAGAATGGATTTCTTTGGAAAAGAACTACGAAAAATTTATTTTATTATATGCTCAAATTGCAGAAGAACAACAAATAGAATTATTATGTATCGGTACAGAGCTGAATACATTTGTAATTAATAGACCCGAATATTGGCAACAATTAATAATAAAAATTAAAGCCTTATACAAAGGCAAACTAACTTATGCTGAAAATTGGGACACATTTGAAACGGTTTCTTTCTTTAAGAATATAGACTACATTGGTATTGATGCCTATTTTCCGCTCTCGAAGGAAAAAACACCTAGCATTTCTGAAATTGAACAACAATGGATGCAACATAAAAATAAAATAGAAAATTTAGCAAAAGAGTTAAACAAAAAAGTACTCTTTACCGAATTTGGCTATCAAAGTATCGATTATACAACTAAAGAACCTTGGGATTTTAACCAAAAAAAGACACTTAATTTAAAAGCTCAATCTAATGCGCTGCAAGCACTTTTTAATACTTTCTGGAAAGAAGATTGGTTTGCTGGTGGTTTTTTATGGAAATGGTTTGATGATTATGAAAATGTTGGTGGTTTGGAAGACACTGATTATACGGTACAAAACAAACCTGCATTTCAAATTATACAAAATGAATATAAAAAAATGCGATAA